A region of Chloracidobacterium sp. DNA encodes the following proteins:
- a CDS encoding class IV adenylate cyclase translates to MTHTEAEIKLAGPTLDALHQRLTAAGCTLELVAPRHFEDNWLFDTPARLLFNTRQALRVRIRDDKDGAVLTHKGKPAATPPSGVKVREEIEVTVSDGPALMRLLEKLGFEKTFRYQKFRTTYRLRHADGIELWAMFDETPIGCFVELEGEATSIERLIRCLGLAPGDYITVSYPHLQFERCRADGKPLEDMTFTLSSGDGR, encoded by the coding sequence ATGACGCACACCGAAGCCGAGATTAAGTTGGCCGGACCGACGCTCGACGCGCTGCACCAGCGACTGACGGCGGCCGGCTGCACGCTTGAACTTGTCGCCCCACGCCACTTTGAAGACAACTGGCTCTTCGATACCCCAGCGCGCTTGCTGTTCAACACACGCCAGGCTCTGCGGGTGCGCATCCGCGACGACAAGGACGGAGCAGTGCTAACACACAAAGGCAAACCCGCCGCAACTCCGCCCAGCGGCGTCAAGGTACGTGAAGAGATTGAAGTCACGGTCTCCGATGGCCCCGCCCTTATGCGCTTGCTTGAAAAGCTTGGGTTTGAGAAAACCTTCCGCTACCAAAAGTTTCGGACGACCTACCGCCTGCGTCATGCCGACGGTATCGAACTCTGGGCAATGTTTGATGAAACCCCTATTGGGTGCTTCGTCGAACTTGAGGGAGAGGCGACGAGCATCGAGCGCCTCATTCGGTGTCTTGGGCTTGCGCCCGGTGACTACATTACAGTGTCTTACCCACACCTTCAGTTCGAACGCTGCCGAGCGGACGGCAAACCCCTTGAAGATATGACTTTCACTTTGTCGTCTGGTGATGGACGATAG